A single Gambusia affinis linkage group LG20, SWU_Gaff_1.0, whole genome shotgun sequence DNA region contains:
- the LOC122823336 gene encoding gastrula zinc finger protein XlCGF57.1-like isoform X1, translating to MKKVDHVHHINFESLPLEDKLQMKQLDVQQDAGANQTTDEEQLLVVKAKVPEEKLEIKKEEEELCPNAGGELIYEEEEETEDNRFPFTVVTVKIEDDQEKPQLSDLHRIKTENNMETEAPGLQEGWMEIPGKRCSDEDKQMLVIKEEVPVLSRTSSDQKDAELIKIKKEEKELWISQEEEQLTVKNEDEEKLRSSELQQIKAENNREAETLTSSSAEQMETEPDGEDGGGPEPYGAFVSVYGKTLNNETAVKLHTMTHTGNREHGSDLCGKEFKEKGCLQTHTQLPTEERIFACDVCGTRFQKRETLKNHMRIHPTERQFICSVCSKAFSRQDHLKSHMRVHTGEKPFSCSFCSKGFSQQIHLKSHMRVHTGEKPFICSFCSKGFSRQDLLKSHMRVHTGEKPFVCSVCSKGFSQQNHLKNHMGFHTTSFSCNDCGKRFMKEDQLKRHVRLHTEGRPFGCDVCKSRFYKRYHLENHMRIHSGEKPFVCGVCSKAFSRDGDLKRHMGAHEGCN from the exons ATGAAGAAAGTGGATCATGTTCATCACATCAACTTTGAAAGTCTGCCTTTAGAGGACAAACTGCAGATGAAACAGCTCGACGTCCAGCAGGATGCTGGCGCAAACCAAACAACTG ATGAGGAGCAGCTCTTGGTGGTAAAAGCAAAGGTTCCTGAAGAAAAGCTAGagataaagaaagaagaggaagaactCTGTCCTAATGCTGGTGGAGAGCTGATCtacgaggaggaggaagagacagaggacAACAGATTTCCCTTCACTGTTGTTACTGTGAAGATTGAAGATGATCAAGAGAAACCTCAGTTATCAGATCTTCATcgcattaaaactgaaaacaatatGGAGACAGAGGCTCCAGGACTTCAAGAGGGATGGATGGAGATCCCGGGAAAACGGTGTTCGGATG AGGACAAACAGATGTTGGTGATTAAAGAAGAAGTTCCTGTTCTGTCGAGAACCAGTTCGGACCAGAAGGACGCAGAGCTAATCAAGataaagaaggaagagaaggaaCTGTGGATCAgtcaggaggaagagcagcttACTGTGAAgaatgaagatgaagagaaactTCGGTCATCAGAGCTTCAGCAaattaaagctgaaaacaacagagaggCTGAAACTTTAACCAGCAGTTCAGCTGAACAGATGGAAACAGAACCCGATGGAGAGGATGGTGGAGGACCAGAACCTTATGGGGCCTTTGTCAGTGTTtatggaaaaacattaaataatgaGACTGCtgttaaattacacacaatgaCTCACACTGGAAACAGAGAGCATGGCTCTGATCTTTGTGGtaaagaatttaaagaaaagggTTGCCTTCAGACACACACGCAACTTCCAACTGAAGAGAGAATATTTGCCTGTGATGTTTGTGGCACAAGGTTTCAAAAACGTGAAACTCTTAAAAACCACATGAGGATCCACCCCACAGAGAGACAGTTTATCTGCAGTGTTTGTAGCAAAGCGTTTTCAAGACAAGATCATCTAAAGAGTCACATGCGTGTTCACACTGGAGAGAAACCGTTTAGTTGTAGTTTTTGCAGTAAAGGATTTTCACAACAAATTCATCTGAAGAGTCACATGCGAGTTCACACGGGAGAGAAACcattcatttgtagtttttgtagCAAAGGATTTTCACGACAGGATCTTCTAAAGAGTCACATGCGAGTTCACACGGGAGAGAAACCGTTTGTCTGTAGTGTTTGCAGCAAAGGATTTTCACAACAGAATCACTTGAAAAACCACATGGGTTTTCACACGACATCGTTTAGCTGTAACGACTGCGGCAAGCGTTTTATGAAGGAGGACCAGTTAAAACGACATGTGAGGCTCCACACAGAAGGGAGACCGTTTGGTTGTGATGTCTGTAAAAGCAGGTTTTATAAAAGGTATCATCTTGAAAATCATATGAGGATCCATTCGGGAGAGAAACCGTTTGTGTGTGGAGTTTGCAGTAAAGCGTTTTCACGAGACGGAGATCTGAAACGTCACATGGGTGCCCACGAGGGCTGTAACTAA
- the LOC122823336 gene encoding zinc finger protein OZF-like isoform X3: MKKVDHVHHINFESLPLEDKLQMKQLDVQQDAGANQTTDEEQLLVVKAKVPEEKLEIKKEEEETEDNRFPFTVVTVKIEDDQEKPQLSDLHRIKTENNMETEAPGLQEGWMEIPGKRCSDEDKQMLVIKEEVPVLSRTSSDQKDAELIKIKKEEKELWISQEEEQLTVKNEDEEKLRSSELQQIKAENNREAETLTSSSAEQMETEPDGEDGGGPEPYGAFVSVYGKTLNNETAVKLHTMTHTGNREHGSDLCGKEFKEKGCLQTHTQLPTEERIFACDVCGTRFQKRETLKNHMRIHPTERQFICSVCSKAFSRQDHLKSHMRVHTGEKPFSCSFCSKGFSQQIHLKSHMRVHTGEKPFICSFCSKGFSRQDLLKSHMRVHTGEKPFVCSVCSKGFSQQNHLKNHMGFHTTSFSCNDCGKRFMKEDQLKRHVRLHTEGRPFGCDVCKSRFYKRYHLENHMRIHSGEKPFVCGVCSKAFSRDGDLKRHMGAHEGCN, from the exons ATGAAGAAAGTGGATCATGTTCATCACATCAACTTTGAAAGTCTGCCTTTAGAGGACAAACTGCAGATGAAACAGCTCGACGTCCAGCAGGATGCTGGCGCAAACCAAACAACTG ATGAGGAGCAGCTCTTGGTGGTAAAAGCAAAGGTTCCTGAAGAAAAGCTAGagataaagaaagaa gaggaagagacagaggacAACAGATTTCCCTTCACTGTTGTTACTGTGAAGATTGAAGATGATCAAGAGAAACCTCAGTTATCAGATCTTCATcgcattaaaactgaaaacaatatGGAGACAGAGGCTCCAGGACTTCAAGAGGGATGGATGGAGATCCCGGGAAAACGGTGTTCGGATG AGGACAAACAGATGTTGGTGATTAAAGAAGAAGTTCCTGTTCTGTCGAGAACCAGTTCGGACCAGAAGGACGCAGAGCTAATCAAGataaagaaggaagagaaggaaCTGTGGATCAgtcaggaggaagagcagcttACTGTGAAgaatgaagatgaagagaaactTCGGTCATCAGAGCTTCAGCAaattaaagctgaaaacaacagagaggCTGAAACTTTAACCAGCAGTTCAGCTGAACAGATGGAAACAGAACCCGATGGAGAGGATGGTGGAGGACCAGAACCTTATGGGGCCTTTGTCAGTGTTtatggaaaaacattaaataatgaGACTGCtgttaaattacacacaatgaCTCACACTGGAAACAGAGAGCATGGCTCTGATCTTTGTGGtaaagaatttaaagaaaagggTTGCCTTCAGACACACACGCAACTTCCAACTGAAGAGAGAATATTTGCCTGTGATGTTTGTGGCACAAGGTTTCAAAAACGTGAAACTCTTAAAAACCACATGAGGATCCACCCCACAGAGAGACAGTTTATCTGCAGTGTTTGTAGCAAAGCGTTTTCAAGACAAGATCATCTAAAGAGTCACATGCGTGTTCACACTGGAGAGAAACCGTTTAGTTGTAGTTTTTGCAGTAAAGGATTTTCACAACAAATTCATCTGAAGAGTCACATGCGAGTTCACACGGGAGAGAAACcattcatttgtagtttttgtagCAAAGGATTTTCACGACAGGATCTTCTAAAGAGTCACATGCGAGTTCACACGGGAGAGAAACCGTTTGTCTGTAGTGTTTGCAGCAAAGGATTTTCACAACAGAATCACTTGAAAAACCACATGGGTTTTCACACGACATCGTTTAGCTGTAACGACTGCGGCAAGCGTTTTATGAAGGAGGACCAGTTAAAACGACATGTGAGGCTCCACACAGAAGGGAGACCGTTTGGTTGTGATGTCTGTAAAAGCAGGTTTTATAAAAGGTATCATCTTGAAAATCATATGAGGATCCATTCGGGAGAGAAACCGTTTGTGTGTGGAGTTTGCAGTAAAGCGTTTTCACGAGACGGAGATCTGAAACGTCACATGGGTGCCCACGAGGGCTGTAACTAA
- the LOC122823336 gene encoding zinc finger protein OZF-like isoform X2, translated as MKKVDHVHHINFESLPLEDKLQMKQLDVQQDAGANQTTDEEQLLVVKAKVPEEKLEIKKEEEETEDNRFPFTVVTVKIEDDQEKPQLSDLHRIKTENNMETEAPGLQEGWMEIPGKRCSDEDKQMLVIKEEVPVLSRTSSDQKDAELIKIKKEEKELWISQEEEQLTVKNEDEEKLRSSELQQIKAENNREAETLTSSSAEQMETEPDGEDGGGPEPYGAFVSVYGKTLNNETAVKLHTMTHTGNREHGSDLCGKEFKEKGCLQTHTQLPTEERIFACDVCGTRFQKRETLKNHMRIHPTERQFICSVCSKAFSRQDHLKSHMRVHTGEKPFSCSFCSKGFSQQIHLKSHMRVHTGEKPFICSFCSKGFSRQDLLKSHMRVHTGEKPFVCSVCSKGFSQQNHLKNHMGFHTTSFSCNDCGKRFMKEDQLKRHVRLHTEGRPFGCDVCKSRFYKRYHLENHMRIHSGEKPFVCGVCSKAFSRDGDLKRHMGAHEGCN; from the exons ATGAAGAAAGTGGATCATGTTCATCACATCAACTTTGAAAGTCTGCCTTTAGAGGACAAACTGCAGATGAAACAGCTCGACGTCCAGCAGGATGCTGGCGCAAACCAAACAACTG ATGAGGAGCAGCTCTTGGTGGTAAAAGCAAAGGTTCCTGAAGAAAAGCTAGagataaagaaa gaggaggaagagacagaggacAACAGATTTCCCTTCACTGTTGTTACTGTGAAGATTGAAGATGATCAAGAGAAACCTCAGTTATCAGATCTTCATcgcattaaaactgaaaacaatatGGAGACAGAGGCTCCAGGACTTCAAGAGGGATGGATGGAGATCCCGGGAAAACGGTGTTCGGATG AGGACAAACAGATGTTGGTGATTAAAGAAGAAGTTCCTGTTCTGTCGAGAACCAGTTCGGACCAGAAGGACGCAGAGCTAATCAAGataaagaaggaagagaaggaaCTGTGGATCAgtcaggaggaagagcagcttACTGTGAAgaatgaagatgaagagaaactTCGGTCATCAGAGCTTCAGCAaattaaagctgaaaacaacagagaggCTGAAACTTTAACCAGCAGTTCAGCTGAACAGATGGAAACAGAACCCGATGGAGAGGATGGTGGAGGACCAGAACCTTATGGGGCCTTTGTCAGTGTTtatggaaaaacattaaataatgaGACTGCtgttaaattacacacaatgaCTCACACTGGAAACAGAGAGCATGGCTCTGATCTTTGTGGtaaagaatttaaagaaaagggTTGCCTTCAGACACACACGCAACTTCCAACTGAAGAGAGAATATTTGCCTGTGATGTTTGTGGCACAAGGTTTCAAAAACGTGAAACTCTTAAAAACCACATGAGGATCCACCCCACAGAGAGACAGTTTATCTGCAGTGTTTGTAGCAAAGCGTTTTCAAGACAAGATCATCTAAAGAGTCACATGCGTGTTCACACTGGAGAGAAACCGTTTAGTTGTAGTTTTTGCAGTAAAGGATTTTCACAACAAATTCATCTGAAGAGTCACATGCGAGTTCACACGGGAGAGAAACcattcatttgtagtttttgtagCAAAGGATTTTCACGACAGGATCTTCTAAAGAGTCACATGCGAGTTCACACGGGAGAGAAACCGTTTGTCTGTAGTGTTTGCAGCAAAGGATTTTCACAACAGAATCACTTGAAAAACCACATGGGTTTTCACACGACATCGTTTAGCTGTAACGACTGCGGCAAGCGTTTTATGAAGGAGGACCAGTTAAAACGACATGTGAGGCTCCACACAGAAGGGAGACCGTTTGGTTGTGATGTCTGTAAAAGCAGGTTTTATAAAAGGTATCATCTTGAAAATCATATGAGGATCCATTCGGGAGAGAAACCGTTTGTGTGTGGAGTTTGCAGTAAAGCGTTTTCACGAGACGGAGATCTGAAACGTCACATGGGTGCCCACGAGGGCTGTAACTAA
- the LOC122823334 gene encoding oocyte zinc finger protein XlCOF6-like yields the protein MSIQCVTQRADTMEKVDYAHRIILRFEEKLQVKQLGVHQPQEAGKIQTTDKQHLVVIKKEVFGLQSSSLDHQNLERHHIKKEEEELWVSEDGEQLTVKIVDDKTLKISELCHDKTEDSKETEAPTSSPAKQTETGSDGEISGGAERDENPEPTGYGTEQQEVQMKHDEQQLLVIKVEVPDPRRSSLDQEDTEPVQKTTQQELWISKDEEELALMGEDEEKPQSSEIHLIKSEDSRDAEASTSSSAEQTETESDGEEGGRPQPDRNSDPHACLQSSPSGFSETEVSRKWWSGMSGDGYDDNLPDSGSKNKGCSKGWWEIRTLKSDVNSSSGCRSAVKPFSCPDCGKQFVYQQSFLKHLSCHSGEKASSCLADMKRSIAKAGKKSVACVVCGKMFKDQYYLKCHMRLHTGEKPFSCDVCSKAFRHSHILKLHLRIHTGEKPFTCDECGKTFTKLQNLKGHMTCHTGEKPFQCEECGKRFTQRGTLKNHMMIHKGEKPFACSGCDKHFRLKTDLQKHAVTHTGVKPFFCRYCGARFAHRGALTRHIRCHTGEKPFACDRCDKRFYRNSELKYHVSVHTRDWKQDTENRKFACKECGKKYIRKVHLIAHMSTHLGEKPFSCSVCSVRFTRHDSLKRHTVRAHSQ from the exons ATGAGTATCCAGTGTGTTACACAAAGAGCAGACACCATGGAGAAAGTGGATTATGCTCATAGGATTATTCTGCGTTTTgaggaaaaactgcaggtgAAACAGCTCGGTGTCCATCAGCCACAAGAAGCTGGGAAAATCCAAACAACTG ATAAGCAGCATCTTGTGGTGATCAAAAAAGAGGTTTTTGGTCTGCAGAGCTCCAGTTTGGATCATCAGAATCTAGAACGCCACCATataaaaaaggaagaggaggaactgTGGGTCAGTGAAGATGGAGAGCAGCTCACTGTGAAGATTGTAGATGACAAGACCCTTAAGATATCAGAGCTCTGCCACGACAAAACTGAAGACAGCAAAGAGACTGAAGCTCCAACAAGCAGCCCAGCTAAACAAACGGAAACAGGATCTGATGGAGAGATCAGTGGAGGAGCAGAACGAGATGAAAACCCAGAACCAACAGGATATGGGACTGAACAGCAGGAGGTCCAGATGAAACATG ATGAGCAGCAACTGTTGGTAATCAAAGTAGAAGTTCCTGATCCACGGAGGTCCAGTTTAGACCAGGAAGACACAGAACCGGTCCAGAAGACAACACAACAGGAACTGTGGATCAGTAAGGATGAAGAGGAGCTTGCTTTGATGggtgaagatgaagagaaaccTCAGTCATCAGAGATTCATCTCATCAaaagtgaagacagcagagATGCTGAAGCTTCAACCAGCAGCTCAGCTGAACAGACGGAAACAGAATCTGATGGAGAGGAGGGTGGAAGACCACAGCCAGACAGGAATTCAGACCCACATGCTTGTTTACAGTCCAGTCCTTCAGGCTTTTCGGAGACTGAAGTCAGTAGGAAGTGGTGGTCAGGAATGAGTGGAGACGGTTATGATGACAATCTACCAGATTCTGGATCTAAAAATAAAGGTTGCAGTAAAGGCTGGTGGGAAATCAGGACACTTAAATCAGACGTAAACAGCAGTTCCGGATGTAGAAGTGCTGTGAAACCCTTCAGCTGCCCGGACTGTGGTAAACAGTTTGTGTACCAGCAGTCATTCCTGAAGCATCTGTCATGTCATTCAGGAGAAAAGGCTTCCTCCTGTTTGGCTGATATGAAACGATCAATAGCCAAAGCTGGGAAGAAATCAGTTGCTTGTGTTGTTTGTGGGAAAATGTTTAAGGATCAGTATTATCTTAAATGTCATATGAGGCTccacactggagagaaaccaTTTAGTTGTGATGTTTGCAGTAAAGCGTTTAGGCATTCTCATATTCTTAAACTTCACTTAAGAATCCACACTGGAGAAAAACCTTTTACTTGTGATGAATGTGGTAAAACATTTACCAAGCTGCAAAATCTTAAAGGTCACATGACATGCCACACAGGGGAAAAGCCTTTCCAGTGTGAGGAATGTGGCAAAAGATTTACACAAAGGGGAACGCTGAAGAACCACATGATGATTCATAAAGGAGAAAAACCTTTCGCTTGCAGCGGCTGTGACAAACATTTCAGGCTTAAAACAGATCTTCAGAAACACGCGGTAACCCACACGGGAGTGAAACCATTTTTCTGTCGTTACTGTGGAGCTAGATTTGCTCATCGGGGAGCTTTGACGAGACACATTAGATgccacacaggtgagaaaccatTTGCGTGCGACAGGTGTGACAAAAGATTTTATCGAAATTCTGAACTGAAGTATCATGTGTCGGTTCATACAAGAGACTGGAAACAAgacactgaaaacagaaagtttgcCTGTAaggaatgtggaaaaaaatatattagaaagGTGCATCTTATAGCACACATGAGTACCCACTTAGGAGAAAAACCTTTCAGCTGCAGTGTTTGTAGTGTGAGATTTACACGCCATGATAGTCTGAAGAGACACACAGTGAGAGCCCACAGTCAATAG